The following are encoded together in the Acidicapsa ligni genome:
- a CDS encoding ABC transporter ATP-binding protein, which yields MNSDRSVNASAAISSVSIPEILLQRVSKQFRNGAVALQDVSIQVEKSEFVSLLGPSGCGKSTLLRLVSGLSAVTSGAVSVNGMTPMNARELMSFIFQDATLLPWRTVEQNVGLGMELEHAARAARKDKVAQMLELVGLTHVAQRYPRQLSGGMKMRVSIARALASRPRILLMDEPFAALDEMSRDRLNEELLRLYLEQQWTVLFVTHSVAEAVFLSTQIVILAPHPGRVAHLVPIDLPWPRTAEMRLSHAYEEQVSHVSRLLRGVRSLASRDAGEAIV from the coding sequence GTGAATTCGGATCGAAGCGTTAACGCTTCTGCAGCAATCTCTTCTGTATCGATTCCGGAGATTTTGCTTCAGCGAGTCAGCAAACAGTTTCGCAATGGGGCGGTGGCGCTGCAGGATGTTTCCATTCAGGTTGAGAAGAGCGAATTTGTCTCGCTGCTTGGGCCATCCGGGTGTGGCAAGTCAACTTTGCTGCGGCTGGTATCCGGGCTGTCGGCGGTGACGAGTGGCGCGGTGAGCGTGAATGGTATGACGCCGATGAATGCTCGTGAGCTGATGAGCTTTATCTTTCAGGATGCTACGTTATTGCCGTGGCGTACGGTAGAGCAGAATGTTGGCCTGGGCATGGAGTTGGAGCATGCTGCACGAGCGGCGCGTAAGGATAAAGTTGCGCAGATGCTGGAGCTGGTTGGATTAACGCATGTGGCGCAGCGGTATCCGCGGCAACTCTCCGGCGGTATGAAGATGCGTGTTTCGATTGCTCGCGCACTGGCTAGCCGACCGCGAATTCTACTGATGGATGAGCCCTTTGCCGCACTTGATGAGATGAGCCGCGATCGCCTCAATGAAGAATTGTTGCGGCTCTATCTGGAGCAGCAGTGGACGGTGCTGTTTGTGACGCACTCTGTGGCGGAGGCGGTTTTTCTCTCGACACAAATCGTTATTCTCGCGCCGCATCCGGGACGTGTGGCGCATCTTGTTCCAATTGATTTGCCCTGGCCGCGTACGGCGGAGATGCGGCTGTCCCATGCATACGAAGAGCAGGTGTCGCATGTGTCGCGATTGCTGCGCGGTGTGCGGTCTTTGGCGAGCAGGGATGCGGGAGAAGCTATCGTATGA
- the hpxZ gene encoding oxalurate catabolism protein HpxZ, with protein MSLFQEDINRPEVLAELHALYPRYEQALVTNDVDTLVAMFWASPHAMRFGVTENLYGDAELEAFRKARPGTNLARTVKRLEIVSFGNDYGSITLEFERETENKLTRGRQSQVWVRFAQGWRIVSAHVSLLPVTTITP; from the coding sequence ATGAGCCTGTTCCAGGAAGACATCAATCGTCCTGAAGTATTAGCCGAGCTGCACGCGCTCTATCCTCGGTATGAACAGGCGCTGGTAACGAATGACGTGGATACACTTGTCGCCATGTTCTGGGCTTCGCCTCATGCGATGCGCTTTGGTGTAACCGAGAATCTATACGGCGATGCGGAGTTGGAGGCATTTCGCAAAGCGCGCCCGGGAACTAACCTGGCGCGAACCGTAAAGCGCCTGGAGATTGTGAGTTTTGGCAACGATTACGGCAGCATAACGCTCGAATTTGAACGCGAAACCGAGAATAAATTGACTCGCGGCAGACAAAGCCAGGTCTGGGTGCGTTTCGCTCAAGGCTGGCGGATAGTTTCGGCCCATGTCTCGCTTTTACCTGTCACTACGATCACACCATAA
- a CDS encoding CocE/NonD family hydrolase, whose product MIDCGNGILLERGVRCVLSDGVTLVSDHYYPSDRSDGPWPTLLMRQPYGRDIASTVVYAHPVWFARHGYHVVIQDVRGRGDSDGDFYPFRNEGRDGAETIAWLRLHTACNGRIGMYGFSYQGLTQLLAAVENPEGLQCIAPHMTAADLYHGWFYHQGALRLASTLGWGIQMLREDARRRGLRAASDRLENVWSNVRAQAAFVPYTKHPAIDDAELPSYVRDWMSHRDADADGAMFWSELDISTRSSRIEIPALHISGWYDTYLEGSIAGYVALRKNAGSQFAREHQYLLAGPWIHIPWGDRAADQNLGAAANFDTDSYLLRWFNHWLKDSDEFTHEPRIRHFALGENEWKSAQEWPEAATTNLYLHSAGNANSRKGDGRLSFVSPEDEEPRDIFVYDPEVPVMAPGGPQSLSGPFDQAVLEMGNNLLVYNSAPVHDAVHIFGRPSVTIYAVTSAASADITAKLVRVTASGRAEFICIGVARSSWLFRDEGYVADQVQCWLFTLEPTSVVIAPGESLRVEIASSAFPLYDRNPSSAAAPQLADHWNWQRSTQQILHTKEHPSALHLPVAGGAAW is encoded by the coding sequence TTGATTGATTGCGGCAATGGGATTCTCCTTGAGCGCGGTGTGCGTTGCGTACTTTCAGATGGTGTCACGCTTGTTTCCGATCACTATTATCCCTCTGACAGGAGCGATGGCCCGTGGCCAACGCTGCTGATGCGACAGCCTTATGGGCGCGATATCGCTTCGACTGTTGTTTACGCGCATCCAGTGTGGTTTGCGCGACATGGTTATCATGTCGTGATCCAGGATGTACGCGGACGCGGCGATTCCGATGGAGACTTCTATCCATTTCGCAATGAAGGGCGCGATGGTGCGGAGACTATTGCGTGGCTGCGTCTGCACACGGCATGCAATGGGCGCATTGGCATGTATGGGTTCTCGTATCAAGGGCTGACGCAACTACTTGCTGCTGTCGAAAATCCAGAGGGATTGCAGTGTATTGCGCCGCACATGACGGCAGCGGATCTATATCACGGCTGGTTCTATCATCAAGGGGCTTTGCGGCTTGCTTCGACATTGGGCTGGGGCATTCAAATGTTGCGTGAGGATGCGCGACGCCGTGGGCTGCGTGCAGCGAGCGATCGGCTTGAAAACGTATGGAGCAATGTGCGCGCGCAGGCAGCGTTTGTTCCTTACACGAAGCATCCGGCAATCGACGATGCTGAGCTTCCGAGCTATGTTCGTGATTGGATGTCTCATCGCGATGCCGATGCGGACGGTGCTATGTTTTGGAGCGAACTCGATATCAGTACACGCTCAAGCAGGATAGAGATTCCCGCGCTGCATATCTCGGGATGGTACGACACATATCTTGAGGGATCGATTGCGGGATATGTAGCGCTTAGAAAGAATGCGGGATCGCAGTTTGCACGCGAGCATCAGTACCTGTTGGCCGGGCCGTGGATACATATTCCGTGGGGTGATCGCGCTGCGGATCAGAATCTTGGAGCGGCTGCAAACTTCGATACAGATAGCTATCTTCTGCGCTGGTTCAATCACTGGTTGAAGGATTCGGATGAGTTCACGCATGAGCCTCGGATTCGTCATTTTGCGCTCGGTGAAAATGAATGGAAGAGTGCACAGGAATGGCCCGAAGCGGCGACCACCAACCTGTATTTGCACAGCGCAGGCAATGCGAATTCTCGCAAGGGCGATGGGCGTTTGAGCTTTGTCTCGCCTGAGGATGAGGAGCCGCGCGATATCTTTGTTTATGATCCTGAGGTTCCAGTGATGGCACCGGGTGGGCCGCAATCGCTGAGTGGTCCATTCGATCAGGCTGTGCTTGAGATGGGCAATAATCTTCTCGTGTATAACTCTGCGCCAGTGCACGATGCGGTGCATATCTTTGGTCGGCCAAGCGTCACAATCTATGCTGTAACATCGGCTGCAAGCGCAGACATCACGGCAAAGCTGGTGCGTGTTACGGCGTCGGGTCGAGCGGAGTTTATCTGCATTGGTGTGGCGCGTTCTTCGTGGCTCTTTCGAGATGAGGGATACGTTGCCGACCAGGTGCAGTGCTGGCTATTCACGCTGGAGCCTACCTCCGTTGTGATTGCGCCTGGGGAATCATTGCGGGTTGAGATAGCGAGTTCGGCATTTCCTCTTTATGACCGCAATCCATCGTCCGCTGCGGCTCCGCAGTTGGCAGATCATTGGAACTGGCAGCGATCCACACAGCAAATACTGCATACGAAAGAGCATCCGTCGGCACTGCATCTTCCTGTTGCGGGAGGTGCTGCGTGGTGA
- a CDS encoding ABC transporter permease, translating into MRRHLWFAFNSIVVLMVLLALWQIAVLWLKIPAYMLPGPLVVAKAVVSRFPALVKSLLLSTEAAALGLVSSIVVGVAVSLVFAQWQWLRRLVFPYTILLQTVPIVAIAPLIIMWAGPGVYSVALIAFIICLAPIIANTTQGLISVEENLIHLFLMHKATPAQILFKLRLPHALPNLFVGIRISAGIAVTGAIIGELFAGSSRVGEGGLGYSITYASAQLETDYLFALVFAATVLGFTFFFIGMFLEWYFLHNWHESSRSNVSE; encoded by the coding sequence ATGAGGCGCCATCTGTGGTTCGCTTTCAATAGCATTGTCGTGCTGATGGTTCTACTGGCTCTGTGGCAGATAGCCGTGCTGTGGCTGAAGATACCGGCTTATATGTTGCCTGGGCCTCTGGTTGTCGCGAAGGCTGTTGTCAGCCGTTTTCCTGCGTTGGTCAAATCATTGCTGCTCAGTACGGAGGCCGCGGCGTTGGGGCTTGTCTCCAGCATAGTGGTGGGTGTTGCGGTTTCGCTGGTTTTTGCGCAGTGGCAGTGGCTGCGGCGCCTGGTTTTTCCTTATACGATCCTGCTGCAAACGGTGCCGATTGTGGCGATTGCTCCGCTGATCATCATGTGGGCAGGGCCTGGCGTGTACTCAGTAGCGCTGATCGCGTTTATCATCTGCCTCGCGCCGATCATTGCGAATACAACCCAGGGACTGATCAGTGTGGAAGAGAACCTGATTCATCTCTTCCTGATGCACAAGGCGACACCTGCGCAGATTCTTTTCAAGTTGAGATTGCCTCACGCTTTGCCCAATCTTTTTGTGGGGATTCGTATCTCGGCAGGCATTGCTGTTACGGGCGCGATTATCGGGGAGTTGTTTGCAGGCTCCAGCCGTGTTGGTGAAGGAGGTCTTGGCTACTCCATTACGTATGCGAGCGCGCAGCTTGAAACGGACTATCTTTTTGCGCTGGTGTTTGCTGCCACGGTGCTTGGATTTACGTTCTTTTTTATAGGGATGTTTCTTGAGTGGTATTTCCTTCATAATTGGCATGAGTCCAGTCGTTCGAATGTTTCAGAATAA
- a CDS encoding TonB-dependent receptor domain-containing protein, whose translation MKNISSFFRLLVLSAVAVLCVVPTLAQQTLGSITGQVTDGSGGVIPNAAVTVLGEQTGLTRTVKSNGSGEYLIVNLPIGSYTLTYTADGFEVQKTPHITIQADRTVSLNASLKVGNAKGETVTVEASPLLNAVDTTNGYVLEKSQIESAPLPTGSFTGLAILSTGVSAELPGGTGANSGLGNQPIWANGQRDTSNSFSLNGVDASNLFNGKSTSQVGSARVINSTGVSSSTGAGGVIPSAASVYLSIGNAIPTPAPETIEEVRVNASMYDATQGSTSGAHIDLSTSSGTNQLHGNAYVHRGTSWINAAPFFFNQDPNIPDNNKVPQLHRYIAGGTVGGPIIKDKLFAFLGYQHLHVSDQEIGDSLLDVPVGLTDDRSASALANVTNNSFCTASDQANFGCTPIIAGQIDHTALALFNSPSLPGEPGKWLIPNDSRNGVPPTAAHIDNAFIPGTGRFTADLGVADVDYNATAKDTLSLKYYYQHDPTLSPYSYSSVPGFTEHLDSGAQVFSITNTYTIKSNLSTTQTLGFLREKNWAGNEQAFGPDSIPGGSAGTGSINVFGSKYFPGVSVYNVLGDYQPSGLSSAVLNIGPNAEGQAPNTGVFQNRIAPSGNAIWTLGHHTLSFGANYSYTQLNTIDKRTGTGTVATDDFSQMIQGYVTPGSSATGFYVSSYLQGDASRYYRANQLGTYVQDKYQFTPTLSFTAGLRYDWDAGLTEKYGRLFNFDANPNPTSCSTTDPNAYCYNVSSDTIENPGLIIAGNNANGTAGVSDTTLTGRQWGIAPRVGAAWQPAFLHDKVVIRTGIGMYYDRGELFSYFSPGYAIGTVTGGPFGVNQQLPFVNVTSCPTATQSFYEGYIPTCGGQPATPGGPPSAPTAETGNLENPYGVTPLPAPSNPKASDLSKYLPNAYSILNTGSGDAGVINNGQPISLGVYDRKNKLPYTINYTLDIQWQPRSDLAIELGYVGNVGRHQVIPVPFNQPNIASPTSPTLAGGAYAQKYSYGYNVGGASLPDGTGYLANYEGGNVDLRVPYMGYAAESISYRAAGVDAYNALQAHVEKRMSHGIQVGASYTYSHALDEQSGLGLFYNGNNALNLRSGYGSSDFDRTHVINFNYVFRLPDFATKHSLEGKIINGWSLVGLTVLQSGQPYSIIDFSGAVGSIYYSTADGITNPIVPLAKGCTAKSAKTGASGAWTPFGGKPALNPACFTLPLLPAGGLGGAIPTSDPFETGFTTGQRNIFRQAFQKRADASLIKVAKINDRYSARFTFDVYNLTNTTSFDVPGNEVSQNQDYSAFPTAGVTPLPTGCSTGAQTNTSFYACPSGLGIVTHTIGSPRQIQMSLRLDF comes from the coding sequence ATGAAAAATATTTCGTCGTTTTTCCGGTTGCTGGTACTCTCGGCAGTCGCAGTGCTCTGTGTTGTCCCTACGCTGGCTCAGCAGACTCTCGGCAGCATTACCGGCCAGGTTACAGACGGCTCAGGCGGCGTAATTCCAAATGCCGCCGTAACAGTCTTAGGGGAACAAACAGGCCTGACGCGCACCGTAAAATCCAATGGCTCCGGTGAGTATCTCATCGTCAATCTACCTATCGGAAGTTATACCCTGACTTATACCGCCGATGGTTTCGAAGTGCAGAAAACACCTCACATCACCATACAGGCAGATCGCACCGTAAGCTTGAACGCCAGCCTCAAGGTTGGAAATGCAAAAGGCGAGACGGTCACAGTTGAAGCGTCTCCACTGTTGAATGCCGTCGATACAACCAACGGTTACGTTCTTGAAAAATCGCAGATTGAATCAGCACCTCTGCCAACCGGCAGCTTCACCGGCCTCGCCATCCTGTCGACCGGCGTCAGTGCGGAACTTCCCGGCGGCACAGGCGCGAATTCCGGACTTGGCAACCAGCCAATCTGGGCCAACGGACAACGCGACACCAGCAACAGCTTCTCGCTGAACGGAGTCGATGCCAGCAACCTCTTTAATGGCAAGAGCACCAGCCAGGTAGGCTCGGCCCGCGTCATCAACAGCACCGGCGTCTCCAGCAGCACGGGCGCGGGTGGCGTCATCCCATCCGCCGCCTCGGTTTATCTGTCCATCGGCAACGCAATCCCGACGCCTGCCCCTGAGACGATCGAGGAAGTCCGCGTCAACGCTTCCATGTATGACGCTACACAGGGCTCTACCTCCGGCGCACATATCGATCTCAGCACCTCTTCTGGCACCAATCAACTGCACGGCAACGCATACGTTCATCGTGGCACCAGTTGGATCAACGCTGCCCCCTTCTTCTTCAATCAAGACCCCAACATTCCGGATAACAATAAAGTCCCCCAGTTACATCGCTACATTGCTGGCGGAACAGTTGGCGGACCAATCATCAAAGATAAGCTCTTCGCCTTCCTCGGCTATCAGCACCTGCACGTCTCGGATCAGGAGATCGGCGACTCGCTCCTCGACGTTCCTGTCGGCCTGACCGATGACCGCTCCGCCTCAGCTTTGGCGAATGTCACCAATAACTCTTTTTGCACGGCCTCGGATCAGGCAAACTTCGGCTGCACTCCAATCATCGCGGGCCAGATCGACCATACCGCTCTCGCCTTGTTCAACTCACCTTCACTCCCAGGCGAACCAGGCAAGTGGCTTATCCCCAACGACTCTCGCAACGGAGTTCCCCCTACTGCCGCTCACATCGACAACGCATTCATCCCAGGCACCGGCCGCTTCACCGCCGACCTTGGCGTAGCCGACGTCGACTACAACGCCACCGCCAAGGACACTCTTTCTCTCAAGTACTATTACCAGCACGATCCAACACTTTCGCCCTATTCCTATTCCAGCGTTCCCGGCTTTACCGAGCACCTCGATTCCGGTGCGCAGGTCTTCTCTATCACCAACACGTACACGATCAAATCGAATCTCAGCACCACCCAGACTCTCGGCTTTCTGCGTGAAAAGAACTGGGCTGGCAACGAACAGGCTTTCGGTCCCGATTCCATTCCCGGCGGTTCGGCAGGCACAGGGTCGATCAACGTATTCGGATCGAAGTATTTCCCCGGTGTCTCCGTATATAACGTTCTCGGCGACTATCAGCCCTCCGGTCTTTCTTCCGCAGTGCTCAATATCGGCCCGAATGCCGAGGGCCAAGCACCCAATACCGGCGTCTTCCAAAACCGCATCGCGCCTTCCGGCAATGCCATCTGGACGCTCGGACATCACACCCTCAGCTTCGGCGCCAACTACAGCTACACACAACTCAATACCATCGACAAGCGCACCGGCACCGGCACAGTTGCTACTGACGATTTCAGCCAGATGATCCAGGGCTACGTCACGCCAGGCAGTTCGGCCACCGGCTTTTATGTCAGCTCTTACCTGCAGGGCGATGCCAGCCGCTACTATCGCGCCAACCAGCTTGGAACCTATGTGCAGGACAAATATCAGTTCACTCCGACACTTTCATTCACTGCAGGACTGCGCTATGACTGGGACGCGGGCCTCACTGAAAAATACGGACGTCTCTTCAACTTCGATGCCAACCCCAATCCCACGAGCTGCAGCACCACCGACCCGAATGCCTATTGCTATAACGTCAGCTCAGACACCATCGAAAACCCCGGCCTGATCATCGCCGGAAACAATGCCAACGGCACCGCAGGCGTAAGCGATACCACTCTTACCGGTCGCCAATGGGGCATCGCTCCACGCGTCGGAGCAGCATGGCAACCCGCATTCCTGCATGACAAGGTGGTCATTCGCACCGGCATAGGCATGTACTACGACCGCGGTGAACTGTTCAGCTACTTCTCGCCCGGATACGCGATCGGCACCGTCACCGGCGGCCCATTTGGCGTCAACCAGCAGCTCCCCTTTGTCAATGTCACAAGTTGCCCCACCGCAACCCAGTCCTTTTACGAGGGCTACATTCCGACCTGCGGCGGACAGCCCGCAACACCCGGTGGCCCTCCCTCTGCACCCACCGCAGAAACCGGCAACCTTGAGAATCCTTACGGTGTCACGCCACTTCCCGCCCCATCCAATCCCAAGGCATCGGATCTCAGCAAGTATCTTCCCAACGCCTACAGCATCTTGAACACTGGCTCAGGAGATGCCGGCGTAATCAACAACGGACAGCCGATCTCACTCGGTGTCTATGACCGCAAGAACAAGCTGCCCTACACCATCAACTACACCCTCGACATTCAATGGCAACCGCGTAGCGACCTGGCCATTGAACTTGGCTATGTCGGCAACGTGGGCCGTCACCAGGTGATCCCCGTACCGTTCAACCAACCGAATATCGCTTCGCCAACCAGCCCAACCCTTGCCGGTGGCGCATACGCGCAGAAGTACAGCTATGGTTACAACGTCGGTGGCGCCAGCCTTCCGGATGGCACCGGATACCTGGCTAACTATGAGGGCGGCAACGTCGATCTGCGCGTTCCCTACATGGGCTACGCGGCTGAGTCCATCTCCTACCGCGCCGCTGGTGTCGATGCTTACAACGCACTTCAGGCGCATGTTGAAAAGCGCATGAGCCACGGCATCCAGGTCGGAGCCTCATACACGTACTCCCATGCCCTCGACGAACAGAGCGGCCTTGGTCTCTTCTACAACGGCAACAACGCTCTCAACCTGCGCAGCGGATATGGTTCGTCCGACTTCGATCGCACCCATGTCATCAACTTCAACTACGTCTTCCGCCTTCCTGACTTCGCCACAAAGCACTCGCTCGAAGGCAAAATCATCAATGGCTGGTCGCTCGTCGGACTCACCGTACTGCAGAGCGGTCAGCCCTACAGCATCATCGACTTCTCCGGCGCCGTTGGCAGCATCTACTACTCGACCGCGGACGGTATCACCAACCCCATCGTCCCCCTTGCCAAGGGATGCACGGCGAAGAGCGCGAAGACCGGAGCCTCCGGCGCATGGACGCCGTTCGGTGGAAAGCCCGCTCTGAATCCCGCCTGCTTCACGCTTCCTCTCTTGCCTGCCGGTGGTCTCGGCGGAGCTATCCCCACCTCCGATCCCTTCGAAACCGGCTTCACCACCGGCCAGCGCAACATCTTCCGTCAAGCTTTCCAAAAGCGCGCGGACGCTTCGCTCATCAAGGTTGCCAAAATCAACGATCGGTACAGCGCGAGGTTCACCTTCGATGTCTACAACCTCACGAACACCACCAGCTTCGATGTTCCTGGAAACGAAGTATCCCAGAACCAGGATTACAGCGCATTCCCGACAGCGGGCGTAACGCCATTGCCTACCGGCTGTTCGACCGGCGCTCAAACCAACACAAGCTTCTATGCCTGCCCGTCGGGACTGGGCATCGTTACTCACACCATTGGCAGCCCACGCCAGATCCAGATGTCCCTGCGACTGGACTTCTAA
- a CDS encoding DUF3891 family protein: MLRMETDTGWWLITHPDHARLAGEFARAWGNSRFRKPEPRMQVLHGIATHDDGWVVRDQHPSITRQGKPSAFSIELVGKYSAFEEIDLSDYLAVRERAVRIVAAKDPYAGLLIAMHTYNLLTDHADRSTIASDQLPLLDEFLDKQLVYQQELLVRIDSDPELIEQEKDRQTIEEHFHLLQACDNLSLLACVAYASPATLLHPLPLNDGSESGVAVIAIAPRKFRLEPWPFAEELLTFNFPARHVEGLIFANSAVLDAAFAAAPVQMLTVTLSA, translated from the coding sequence ATGCTTCGAATGGAAACGGATACAGGTTGGTGGCTCATCACGCATCCCGACCATGCGCGTCTTGCCGGCGAATTTGCGCGTGCCTGGGGGAATTCGCGGTTTCGCAAGCCTGAGCCGCGTATGCAGGTGTTGCATGGCATTGCTACGCATGATGATGGATGGGTGGTGCGGGATCAGCATCCGTCTATCACCAGGCAGGGCAAGCCCTCTGCATTTTCGATAGAGCTGGTGGGGAAATATTCGGCCTTTGAGGAGATCGATCTCAGTGACTATCTGGCGGTGCGTGAGCGGGCGGTGAGGATTGTTGCAGCGAAGGATCCTTATGCCGGGCTGTTGATTGCCATGCATACGTACAACCTGTTGACGGATCACGCGGATCGCTCAACGATCGCTTCGGATCAGCTTCCTCTGCTCGATGAGTTTCTGGATAAGCAGCTTGTTTATCAGCAGGAGCTATTGGTCAGGATCGATTCCGATCCGGAATTAATCGAGCAGGAGAAGGACAGGCAGACGATAGAAGAGCACTTTCATCTGCTGCAGGCCTGCGATAATCTTTCGTTGCTGGCGTGTGTTGCGTATGCTTCTCCGGCTACCTTGTTACATCCGTTGCCGCTGAATGATGGCTCTGAATCTGGGGTTGCCGTGATCGCAATTGCGCCACGCAAGTTTCGTCTTGAGCCGTGGCCGTTTGCTGAAGAGTTATTGACGTTTAACTTTCCAGCGAGGCATGTGGAAGGGCTTATCTTTGCGAACTCCGCTGTTCTCGATGCGGCGTTTGCGGCTGCTCCGGTACAAATGTTGACTGTTACTTTATCCGCGTAG
- a CDS encoding RidA family protein, with the protein MTREEQLAQSGLNLPTLPAPGGNYLSAKRVGDIVYLAGVVSTSPDGVMTGTVGADRNIEDAYAAARACALTQLAVLKRELGSLDAIAEIISVNGYVNAVAGFPDSPAVINGASDLLVAIFGEAGRHVRAAVGVNALPRNAMVEIQMTVRVKAG; encoded by the coding sequence ATGACAAGGGAAGAACAGCTCGCGCAATCAGGTTTGAATCTGCCAACCCTGCCCGCTCCCGGTGGAAACTATCTGTCGGCTAAGCGGGTTGGGGACATCGTATATCTTGCCGGTGTCGTATCTACTTCACCCGATGGAGTAATGACGGGAACAGTTGGCGCAGACCGCAATATTGAAGATGCCTATGCTGCGGCCCGGGCCTGCGCTCTAACTCAGCTCGCCGTGCTTAAGCGCGAATTGGGTTCACTCGACGCCATCGCAGAGATTATCTCGGTGAATGGCTACGTAAACGCCGTAGCAGGATTTCCTGATTCTCCCGCTGTCATTAACGGGGCATCTGATTTACTGGTGGCGATCTTTGGAGAAGCAGGCAGGCATGTACGAGCAGCAGTCGGCGTAAACGCGCTGCCTCGCAATGCAATGGTAGAGATACAAATGACGGTTCGAGTCAAGGCCGGATGA
- a CDS encoding acetamidase/formamidase family protein, whose product MHTLSAEPTHSVWDRTLEPRLHIMPGDEVHFECVDASGGQVHPGMTADEFLAIDRSKIHALTGPVWIDGAEPGDVLQIDVLSTQHRGWGWSSIIEGLGFLKERFRTPYLFHWQLDGDETSSLTPAKLPVRPFLGVMGVARAEDGTFRTRPPGSFGGNLDVRELCAGSRLYLPVYNKGALFSCGDGHAAQGDGEVCINGIECPLDVTLRFQLHKQQTLAGPIVEASEAVASDTRGDAWVVVESGEDIAAAARAATSRMIDLLMSRWGFSDIHAYLLCSVALKLRLSQVVNEPMFTVSGAISKQILPSIELFPRD is encoded by the coding sequence ATGCATACATTGAGCGCTGAACCAACACATTCCGTATGGGACCGCACACTCGAACCGCGGCTGCATATTATGCCCGGAGACGAGGTTCACTTTGAATGCGTAGATGCCAGCGGCGGCCAGGTTCATCCCGGCATGACAGCCGATGAGTTTCTCGCGATTGATCGCAGCAAAATTCACGCATTGACCGGGCCTGTCTGGATCGATGGCGCCGAGCCAGGGGATGTGCTGCAAATTGATGTTCTATCGACGCAGCATCGCGGCTGGGGTTGGTCCAGCATCATCGAGGGCCTCGGCTTTCTAAAAGAGCGCTTCCGTACGCCATACCTTTTTCACTGGCAACTGGATGGCGATGAAACCAGCTCCCTGACTCCTGCAAAGCTGCCGGTGCGGCCATTTCTCGGAGTGATGGGCGTGGCTCGCGCAGAGGACGGCACATTCCGTACCCGTCCGCCCGGCAGCTTTGGCGGCAATCTTGATGTGCGCGAACTCTGCGCCGGTTCCAGGCTCTATCTGCCCGTCTACAACAAGGGTGCTCTTTTCAGTTGCGGCGACGGACACGCCGCGCAGGGCGATGGCGAAGTCTGCATCAACGGCATCGAATGCCCGCTCGATGTAACGCTACGCTTTCAACTGCACAAGCAACAGACGCTCGCAGGCCCAATCGTCGAGGCCAGTGAAGCCGTCGCATCGGATACACGCGGCGATGCCTGGGTCGTCGTCGAGTCAGGAGAAGATATTGCCGCCGCCGCTCGGGCCGCCACCAGCCGCATGATTGATCTGTTGATGAGCCGCTGGGGCTTCAGCGATATCCACGCGTATCTTCTATGCAGTGTGGCGCTCAAGCTACGCCTCAGCCAGGTAGTAAATGAGCCTATGTTCACCGTCAGCGGCGCAATCAGTAAGCAGATCCTGCCTTCGATTGAACTCTTCCCCAGAGATTGA